From the Prunus dulcis chromosome 4, ALMONDv2, whole genome shotgun sequence genome, one window contains:
- the LOC117626593 gene encoding LOW QUALITY PROTEIN: non-specific phospholipase C2-like (The sequence of the model RefSeq protein was modified relative to this genomic sequence to represent the inferred CDS: deleted 1 base in 1 codon) yields the protein MGTSTTISVLFVMLIALHSPIHANPIKTIVVIVMENRSFDHMLGWMKRINPEINGVDGSEANPLSSTDPNSKRFFFKNESHYVDPDPGHSFQAIREQIFGSDNTSADPPPMNGFAQQAFSMDNTTNMSQDVMNGFNPDMVAVYKTLVSEFAVCDRWFASVPSSTQPNRLYVHSGTSAGATSNIPALLAKGYPQRTIFENVHDAGISFGIYYQNIPATLFYRNLRKLKYISKFHMYDTFKSHAKQGKLPGYTVVEQRYFDVKIAPANDDHPSHDVFQGQMFVKEVYETLRASPQWNDTLLIITYDEHGGFYDHVATPVHGVPSPDGIVGPEPFLFQFDRLGVRVPTIMVSPWIEKGTVLHGPNGSPFPTSEFEHSSIPATVRKIFNLSAPLTKRDEWAGTFEGIVQTRTEPRTDCPEQLPTPVKIRTSEPKEDAKLTEFQQEMTQLAAVLKGDNIFTSYPKQTGKEMTVKDGKEYADDAVKRFFEAGLYAKRMGVSEEQIVQMRPPLLQDHHP from the exons ATGGGTACTAGCACCACCATTTCAGTCCTGTTTGTGATGCTCATAGCCCTTCACAGTCCAATCCATGCCAATCCCATCAAAACCATTGTTGTAATTGTGATGGAGAACAGGTCATTTGACCACATGCTGGGTTGGATGAAGAGAATCAATCCAGAAATCAACGGTGTGGATGGCTCTGAGGCCAACCCTTTGTCCTCAACTGATCCAAACTCCAAGcgcttcttcttcaagaatGAGTCTCACTATGTGGACCCTGATCCTGGCCACTCATTTCAGGCCATCAGAGAGCAAATCTTCGGCTCAGATAACACCTCAGCTGACCCGCCTCCCATGAATGGCTTTGCCCAGCAGGCTTTCTCCATGGACAACACCACCAACATGTCTCAAGATGTTATGAATGGCTTCAACCCGGATATGGTTGCTGTCTATAAAACTCTTGTCTCTGAATTTGCAGTCTGTGACAG GTGGTTTGCCTCGGTGCCATCCTCAACACAGCCGAATCGCCTCTACGTGCATTCAGGGACATCAGCTGGGGCAACAAGCAACATCCCAGCCCTTCTAGCCAAGGGCTACCCGCAAAGAACCATCTTCGAAAATGTCCACGACGCAGGAATATCCTTCGGAATATACTACCAAAACATTCCGGCCACACTCTTCTATAGGAACTTGAGGAAGCTCAAGTACATAAGCAAGTTCCACATGTATGACACCTTCAAGAGCCATGCAAAGCAAGGGAAGCTGCCAGGCTACACTGTCGTAGAACAGAGGTACTTTGACGTCAAGATTGCCCCCGCAAATGATGATCATCCCTCGCACGACGTGTTCCAAGGGCAGATGTTTGTCAAGGAGGTGTACGAGACACTGAGGGCGAGCCCTCAGTGGAACGACACCTTGTTGATCATCACTTATGATGAACATGGAGGGTTCTATGATCATGTAGCTACGCCGGTACATGGAGTCCCTAGCCCCGATGGGATCGTGGGGCCGGAGCCTTTCTTGTTTCAGTTCGACCGGTTGGGAGTTAGGGTTCCGACCATCATGGTCTCACCCTGGATTGAGAAGGGTACTG TCCTTCATGGACCCAACGGATCACCATTTCCAACTTCGGAATTTGAACACTCATCCATTCCAGCAACAGTTAGGAAGATCTTCAACCTATCTGCACCCTTAACAAAGAGGGATGAATGGGCTGGTACCTTTGAAGGCATTGTTCAAACACGGACAGAACCCAGAACTGATTGCCCAG AGCAACTTCCAACGCCAGTCAAGATAAGAACAAGTGAGCCTAAAGAAGATGCTAAGCTTACTGAATTTCAGCAGGAGATGACGCAACTCGCGGCAGTTCTAAAAGGAGATAACATATTTACAAGCTACCCAAAACAGACAGGGAAGGAGATGACCGTCAAGGATGGTAAGGAATACGCAGATGATGCAGTTAAACGATTCTTCGAGGCGGGGCTTTATGCTAAGAGAATGGGAGTTAGTGAGGAACAGATTGTCCAGATGAGG CCTCCCTTACTACAAGACCATCACCCATAG
- the LOC117626665 gene encoding hydroxyproline O-arabinosyltransferase RDN1-like produces MIGRKGMGRASPILLVLLALGFFFASYNLLTVVIHNKASYLGLWGADRLIEPVIQRHENAKNSKYHVALTATDAPYSQWQCRIMYYWYKKVKDMPGSDMGKFTRVLHSGTADNLMEEIPTVVVDPLPGDLDRGYIVLNRPWAFVQWLEKATIEEEYILMAEPDHIFVNPLPNLAHGNSPAGYPFFYIIPAENEKIIRKFYPEEKGPVTDIDPIGNSPVIIKKSLLEEIAPTWVNVSLRMKDDPETDKAFGWVLEMYAYAVASALHGVRHILRKDFMLQPPWDLEVGKTFIIHYTYGCDYNLKGELTYGKIGEWRFDKRSYLNGPPPRNLSLPPPGVPESVIRLVKMVNEATANIPGWNTLTSG; encoded by the exons ATGATTGGGAGAAAAGGCATGGGGCGTGCATCACCAATACTTTTGGTGCTTTTGGCACTTGGGTTTTTCTTTGCATCTTATAATTTGTTAACTGTGGTAATACACAACAAGGCTTCATACTTGGGCCTTTGGGGGGCAGATCGGTTGATAGAGCCCGTGATTCAGAGGCATGAGAACGCGAAGAATTCGAAATATCATGTTGCTCTTACAGCAACTGATGCTCCCTATAGCCAATGGCAGTGTCGGATTATGTATTACTGGTACAAGAAGGTAAAAGACATGCCTGGATCAGATATGGGAAAGTTCACACGAGTTTTGCATTCTGGAACTGCTGACAATTTGATGGAGGAGATTCCAACAGTTGTGGTTGATCCTCTTCCAGGGGACTTGGATCGG GGCTATATTGTCCTAAATAGACCATGGGCTTTTGTGCAATGGCTAGAGAAAGCAACAATCGAGGAAGA ATACATTCTAATGGCCGAACCTGACCACATATTTGTAAATCCCTTGCCAAACTTGGCACATGGAAACAGTCCAGCAGGGTATCCATTTTTCTACATTATACCAgctgaaaatgagaaaataattaggaaaTTTTATCCTGAGGAAAAAGGTCCTGTGACTGATATTGATCCCATTGGCAATTCTCCTGTAATCATAAAGAAg TCCTTGCTGGAGGAAATTGCTCCCACATGGGTGAATGTTTCTTTGAGAATGAAAGATGACCCAGAGACTGATAAGGCCTTTGGATGGGTGCTTGAGAT GTACGCATATGCTGTAGCATCTGCATTGCATGGAGTGCGGCATATTCTTCGTAAAGACTTCATGCTGCAG CCTCCATGGGATTTGGAAGTGGGAAAGACGTTCATCATCCATTATACTTATGGATGCGACTATAATTTaaag GGAGAACTGACTTATGGCAAGATTGGAGAATGGCGTTTTGACAAGAGATCATATCTTAATGGTCCTCCACCAAGAAACCTCTCCTTGCCCCCTCCAGGAGTTCCTGAAAGTGTG ATAAGGCTCGTGAAAATGGTTAATGAGGCTACAGCAAACATTCCTGGGTGGAACACATTAACTAGTGGGTGA
- the LOC117626650 gene encoding ABC transporter G family member 23, translated as MATCFKQQPQPSMNNGDDSVILFSTSNSPEESTSPASSFYHSSPPPHHSSSNPTYKLTVQNLSHTFLPSKGFITTSFCHLVQKKPKPVSILKSVSFSATSSEILAIVGPSGTGKSTLLRIVSGRVKDNDFDPKCVSINDHQITSPAQLRKICGFVAQEDNLLPLLTVKETLMFTAKFRLKGIGAKEREDRVERLMQELRLVHVADSFIGDEENRGISGGERKRVSIGVDMIHDPPILLLDEPTSGLDSSSALQVIEMLSTMAKSKQRTVVLSIHQPSYRILYHISSFLILSHGSVVHNGSIELLEETISKLGLQIPVQLNAIEFSMEIIQTLEDSYSRTDQISGIENKEPYSYSSWPEEEIVRDQQDSRKIGTYYFSSLYEIMFLCSRFWKIIYRTKQLFLARTMQALVGGFGLASVYMKVRKDEEGVAERLGLFAFSLSFLLSSTVEALPIYLQERRVLMKEASRGAYRISSYMIANTFVFLPFLFAVAILFSVPVYWLVGLNPSIAAFAFFTFVVWLIILMASSLVLFLSAVSPDFISGNSLICTVLGAFFLFSGYFIPKESIPKYWLFMYYVSLYRYPLDTLLINEYWSIQSECFSWHPQDYSHSKCLLTGNDVLKSRGLDKDTRWINVGIMFGFFVLYRVLCWIILSRRASKTTI; from the coding sequence atggcaACTTGCTTTAAGCAGCAACCGCAGCCAAGCATGAATAATGGAGATGACTCAGTGATACTCttttcaacctcaaactccCCTGAAGAATCCACCAGCCCTGCCTCTTCTTTCTACCACTCATCTCCACCACCCCACCATTCCAGCAGTAACCCAACTTACAAGCTCACAGTACAAAACCTTTCCCACACTTTTCTCCCAAGTAAGGGTTTTATAACCACTTCATTTTGTCATCTGGTGCAAAAGAAGCCTAAGCCAGTTAGCATTCTCAAATCTGTCTCTTTTTCCGCCACAAGTTCTGAAATTCTTGCCATTGTTGGCCCAAGTGGCACTGGAAAATCTACCCTTTTAAGAATAGTATCAGGGAGGGTGAAAGATAATGATTTTGATCCCAAATGCGTCTCGATCAACGATCATCAGATAACTAGTCCTGCTCAATTGCGAAAGATATGTGGATTTGTTGCACAAGAAGATAATTTGCTTCCTCTGCTCACTGTGAAGGAAACTTTGATGTTTACTGCCAAGTTTAGGCTCAAAGGTATTGGTGCAAAAGAGAGGGAGGATAGGGTAGAGAGGTTAATGCAAGAGCTCCGTCTTGTACATGTGGCGGATAGTTTCATTGGAGATGAAGAGAACAGAGGGATATCTGGTGGAGAGAGGAAAAGGGTATCAATTGGTGTTGATATGATTCATGATCCACCAATTTTGCTCCTTGATGAGCCAACTTCAGGCCTAGACAGCTCTTCGGCTCTTCAAGTCATTGAGATGCTTTCTACAATGGCCAAATCAAAGCAAAGAACTGTGGTTTTATCAATACACCAACCCAGCTATAGAATTCTCTATCACATCTCTAGCTTTTTGATCCTCTCTCATGGCTCTGTTGTCCATAATGGTAGCATTGAATTACTCGAAGAAACTATAAGCAAATTGGGACTGCAAATTCCAGTGCAACTTAATGCAATAGAATTTTCCATGGAAATAATACAGACACTGGAAGATTCGTATTCGAGAACTGATCAAATATCTGGGATAGAGAACAAAGAACCATACTCCTACTCATCATGgccagaagaagaaattgtCAGAGATCAACAAGATAGCAGAAAGATTGGtacatattatttttctagttTGTATGAGATTATGTTTTTGTGCTCAAGATTTTGGAAGATCATTTATAGAACAAAGCAGCTGTTCTTGGCGAGAACAATGCAAGCTCTTGTAGGAGGATTTGGCTTGGCAAGCGTATACATGAAAGTGAGGAAGGATGAAGAAGGAGTAGCAGAGCGGTTGGGCCTCTTTGCTTTCAGTCTCAGTTTTCTCCTCTCTTCTACAGTTGAGGCGCTACCGATATACCTTCAAGAGCGACGTGTTTTAATGAAGGAAGCCTCAAGGGGTGCCTATAGAATCTCCTCTTACATGATTGCCAATACCTTTGTCTTCCTACCCTTCTTGTTTGCAGTGGCAATTCTCTTTTCTGTTCCTGTGTATTGGCTAGTAGGACTCAATCCCTCTATTGCTGCCTTTGCTTTTTTCACTTTCGTGGTTTGGCTCATCATTTTGATGGCTAGTTCTCTGGTGCTCTTTTTGAGTGCAGTCTCTCCTGACTTCATATCAGGAAATTCTCTTATCTGCACAGTTCTTGGagccttctttctcttctctggCTACTTCATTCCGAAAGAGAGCATACCAAAATACTGGCTCTTCATGTACTATGTTTCTCTTTATAGGTATCCGCTGGACACACTGCTGATAAACGAGTACTGGAGCATTCAAAGCGAGTGTTTCTCTTGGCATCCTCAAGATTACTCCCACTCAAAATGTTTGTTAACAGGCAATGATGTGTTGAAGAGTAGGGGACTTGACAAGGACACCAGATGGATCAATGTGGGGATCATGTTCGGCTTCTTTGTGCTCTATCGTGTGCTTTGTTGGATAATTCTGTCTCGAAGGGCTTCGAAAACAACAATCTAG
- the LOC117624867 gene encoding uncharacterized protein LOC117624867, producing MRYGVALSKSNYHEVHRLCLCTASLFQFLCLSAHGFTTTSLLSVVSGFAQLHYYFSHPSLMDSNETQQPIENQQQPNPTLPFTSKLKPYAFYLSSILILILAISFSLTKTNYLKTQQLKYTFSSQPAIFQALFGFLQPKQKTKQAQVPNPISKPPYCVLWMAPFLSGGGYSSESWSYILALHEHSKNPNFRMAIEQHGDLESLEFWEGLPKYMKNLAVELYHTQCSMKETIVICHSEPGAWNPPLFETLPCPPTAYQNFKSVIGRTMFETDRVNPEHVKRCNQMDYVWVPTEFHVSTFVQSGVDKSKVVKIVQPIDVKFFDPLEYEPLNLASIGKFVMGKTTQNSKVKKKFVFMSIFKWEYRKGWDVLLKSYLEEFSEADGVALYLLTNPYHSDRDFGNKIVEFVEKSGMQKPVTGWAPVYVIDTHIAQIDLPRVYKAADAFVLPSRGEGWGRPLVEAMAMSLPVIATNWSGPTEYLTGENSYPLPVDRMSDIMEGPFRGHRWAEPSVSKLRVLMRHVLNNVEEAKVKGEKAREDMITRFSPEIVADIVTKHVLNILQKVDQ from the coding sequence ATGAGATACGGAGTTGCTCTTTCTAAGTCAAATTACCACGAAGTCCACCGTCTGTGCCTCTGCACAGCATCGCTCTTTCAGTTTCTGTGCCTCTCTGCTCATGGTTTCACTACCACTAGCCTTCTGAGTGTTGTTTCTGGTTTTGCACAGTTACATTACTATTTCTCTCATCCCTCTCTCATGGATTCAAATGAAACCCAACAACCCATTGAAAACCAACAACAACCCAATCCAACTCTCCCCTTCACATCAAAATTGAAACCCTATGCATTCTACTTATCATCCATCCTAATTCTCATCCTTGCTATCTCATTCAGTTTGACCAAAACAAACTACCTCAAAACCCAGCAGCTGAAGTACACATTCTCATCACAGCCCGCCATTTTTCAAGCTCTGTTTGGCTTTCttcaaccaaaacaaaaaaccaagcAAGCCCAGGTACCAAATCCCATTTCCAAGCCCCCCTACTGTGTTCTGTGGATGGCTCCTTTCCTTTCAGGTGGTGGGTACAGTTCAGAAAGCTGGTCATATATTTTAGCCCTTCATGAACACAGTAAAAACCCAAACTTTAGAATGGCTATTGAGCAACATGGTGATCTGGAGTCCCTAGAATTCTGGGAGGGCTTGCCTAAATATATGAAGAACTTGGCAGTTGAGCTTTACCACACACAATGTAGTATGAAGGAGACCATAGTCATATGCCACAGTGAGCCTGGTGCTTGGAACCCTCCATTGTTTGAAACACTCCCTTGCCCACCAACAGCTTACCAAAATTTCAAGTCGGTGATTGGCCGGACCATGTTTGAGACCGATAGGGTGAATCCGGAACATGTGAAGCGCTGTAACCAAATGGATTATGTTTGGGTTCCTACTGAGTTtcatgtgtcaacatttgtaCAAAGTGGGGTTGATAAATCTAAGGTTGTGAAAATTGTGCAGCCTATTGATGTGAAGTTCTTTGATCCACTTGAGTATGAGCCTTTAAATCTTGCCTCTATAGGGAAGTTTGTTATGGGGAAGACAACCCAGAATTCGAAAGTGAAGAAgaaatttgtatttatgaGTATATTCAAGTGGGAGTATAGGAAAGGATGGGATGTGTTGTTGAAATCTTATTTGGAAGAATTCAGTGAGGCAGACGGGGTTGCCTTGTATCTTCTAACAAATCCTTATCACTCTGATAGAGATTTTGGGAATAAGATAGTGGAGTTTGTGGAAAAATCTGGAATGCAGAAACCAGTGACTGGTTGGGCTCCAGTTTATGTGATTGATACTCACATAGCACAGATTGATTTGCCACGGGTATACAAGGCAGCTGATGCATTTGTTCTTCCATCTAGAGGGGAAGGGTGGGGAAGGCCTCTTGTTGAAGCTATGGCAATGTCATTGCCAGTGATTGCTACGAATTGGTCAGGGCCAACGGAGTATCTGACTGGGGAGAATAGCTATCCACTGCCGGTGGATAGAATGAGCGACATAATGGAAGGGCCTTTCAGAGGGCATCGCTGGGCAGAACCTTCTGTCAGTAAGCTTCGTGTGCTCATGAGGCATGTGCTGAATAATGTCGAGGAAGCCAAGGTGAAAGGGGAAAAAGCAAGGGAAGACATGATCACAAGGTTCTCTCCTGAGATCGTTGCAGATATCGTTACTAAACATGTGCTTAATATACTTCAGAAGGTGGATCAGTAG
- the LOC117624868 gene encoding nudix hydrolase 26, chloroplastic: MDICRFALLNSPLHLPPLSILIRPPVLFQSFQTCPPKLTNFSNLLLLPQKPINHTRLLCTSSHTSSPSPSSSSMEAPPQGYRRNVGICLINDSKKIFAASRLDIPNAWQMPQGGIDEAEDPRTAAMRELREETGVNSAEILAEVPYWLTYDFPPEVRAKLQQQWGSDWKGQAQKWFLLKFTGKDEEINLLGDGSEKPEFGEWSWMSAEQIIDLAVDFKKPVYKEVLAVFAPYLQ; this comes from the exons ATGGATATATGCCGATTCGCTTTGCTTAATTCCCCACTTCATCTTCCTCCTTTATCGATTCTCATCAGGCCTCCTGTTCTGTTTCAATCCTTCCAAACTTGCCCTCCAAAACTCACCAATTTTTCGAACCTGCTACTCCTCCCCCAAAAGCCCATCAATCATACTCGACTCCTCTGTACCTCCTCCCATACTTCATCGCCATCGCCGTCGTCGTCATCAATGGAAGCTCCTCCCCAAGGTTACCGCAGGAATGTCGGCATTTGTCTCATCAACGATTCTAAGAAG ATTTTTGCTGCTTCAAGGTTAGATATACCCAATGCTTGGCAAATGCCCCAG GGTGGTATTGATGAGGCTGAAGATCCAAGAACTGCAGCCATGAGGGAATTAAGAGAAGAGACAGGAGTAAATTCAGCAGAAATTCTTGCAGAG GTACCTTATTGGTTAACCTATGATTTCCCACCAGAAGTTCGGGCAAAACTTCAGCAACAATGGGGATCAGACTGGAAAGGCCAAGCACAGAAGTG GTTTCTTCTTAAGTTCACTGGGAAGgatgaagaaatcaatcttttAGGTGATGGGAGTGAAAAACCTGAGTTTGGCGAGTGGTCATGGATGTCAGCAGAACAAATTATTGATCTT GCTGTGGATTTCAAGAAGCCTGTCTACAAGGAAGTTCTTGCAGTTTTCGCACCCTATCTTCAATAA